TTGAGTATACCAAAAAAGTTTTTAATTATTAGTACAGCCAGCATTGTAGTCACGATTGCTTTGTATGATTTGTTGATTAAGCGCTTCAACATTGTCCGATTTTTATTTGGACTAAAACCCGTTGACGTGAAGCAAGTAGAATAAAAGCAAGGATAAAACTACTTAAGTTGGATGTCTCAAGTTTCGATTGTCATTCCTACTTTAAACGAAGCAACTAGCTTAGAGCGCACATTGCGCCAGCTGACTTTACTTAATCCGCCTGCCAAGGAGGTGATAGTAGTAGATGGTGGCAGCGAAGATCAGACGGTAGAAATTGCCAAGCAAGGCTTTGAGTCATTCAATCAGACGCTATGTGTAAAAGTTCTATCATCTGAACGGCGTGGGCGTTCTATTCAGATGAACTACGGAGCATCCGTTGCAACTGGAGATATTCTTTGCTTTCTTCATGCAGATACTTGCGTTCCAGATGACTTAATTGCTGTCATCGAGCAAACCCTAACAAAGCCAACCGTTGCTTGTGGCGGATTCATTTCTTTGATGGCAGGTTCTCAAACAACTCGCTGGGGCATCTCTCTACATAATTATTTAAAAACCTATTACGCACCACTATTATTTAAACCTCACCTGTTTTTTAAAGGATTGCGTCTGTTGTTTGGTGATCAAGTAATGTTCTGCCGTCGGATTGACTTTTGGGATTGTGGTGGATTTGATGAGACATTGCCGATTATGGAGGATGGCGATTTATGCTTGAAACTTGTGAAAAAAGGACACATTTGTCAAGTAAACCGCATTGTTCAAAGCTCAGATCGTCGTGTGGCCAAATGGGGTAGCTGGAAAGCAACAGCAATTTATCTCTATATCGGGATTTTGTGGGGAATTGGTGTTGATGCAAATTACCTGAAGCAGTTTTATCAAGATATCCGCTGATTTAAGCTCCAATCATAGTAGAGATAAGAAATCGGTTTTGAAGCAGTCAAGGGTAAATCTGCTTTCAAGTAAGAGCGGATATATTCTGGAATGGAGGGCGCAACCTTCAAAAAGTCTTGACGATACCACTTAAAGATTTTGCTACAGTAGAGCGTTTGACTCTGAGTATCGTAACGAACTTTTTCAGGATTGTTAATAAAGCGATGAGCATCTTCATCTAACTGATTGATAACTTGCTCAGGAAAGTAAGCTCCTCGACGCAATAAGGGACAACCAACAGAAGCACAGACAATTGCAAAATGAATTCGTGGCTCTTGCAGTTTATCTCGCAAAATCTGATTCTCGATTTGAGCTAAGCTGTAACGCTTGCCAAAGATGTAATATGCTCGGCGTTGAAAGAACCACAGAAAAGCCAGCCAGTTGGGAATTCCTAGAACTTGTGGACGAATCGACTCAAGCGGGTATCTCTCTAAAATTGTAGAAATGGTAAATGCATTGTAGAGATTAATCCACAATGCTAATTCCTCTAAAGGGTTGAGATTAGATTCTAGATGCACTTGCTTTTTGCTCGATAA
This region of Nostoc sp. UHCC 0302 genomic DNA includes:
- a CDS encoding TIGR04283 family arsenosugar biosynthesis glycosyltransferase — encoded protein: MSQVSIVIPTLNEATSLERTLRQLTLLNPPAKEVIVVDGGSEDQTVEIAKQGFESFNQTLCVKVLSSERRGRSIQMNYGASVATGDILCFLHADTCVPDDLIAVIEQTLTKPTVACGGFISLMAGSQTTRWGISLHNYLKTYYAPLLFKPHLFFKGLRLLFGDQVMFCRRIDFWDCGGFDETLPIMEDGDLCLKLVKKGHICQVNRIVQSSDRRVAKWGSWKATAIYLYIGILWGIGVDANYLKQFYQDIR
- a CDS encoding DUF547 domain-containing protein yields the protein MIDFEIWDTLLRQYVDELGHVDYVAWKREQPQALADWLSSKKQVHLESNLNPLEELALWINLYNAFTISTILERYPLESIRPQVLGIPNWLAFLWFFQRRAYYIFGKRYSLAQIENQILRDKLQEPRIHFAIVCASVGCPLLRRGAYFPEQVINQLDEDAHRFINNPEKVRYDTQSQTLYCSKIFKWYRQDFLKVAPSIPEYIRSYLKADLPLTASKPISYLYYDWSLNQRIS